In Haliotis asinina isolate JCU_RB_2024 chromosome 15, JCU_Hal_asi_v2, whole genome shotgun sequence, one DNA window encodes the following:
- the LOC137265613 gene encoding protocadherin-12-like: MVLWIMVVVIGLTTDTDASVFYGPNQQYTGFNIHPNITYNLAESGVPVPKSNRQRIVLKYCHRSFFILSAKHNVNQGSIEVSISPSLISIRACLHPDTYDQCSKNGTVQKKGTFFDCAKMAPFWLTWNNTGHVTLGSGNVFGTNVLLEHHGNVDFKVYYIFYGIDGDVDGTYCFIFDLPPLLAGSLTLQVTEDAEPGTVLHTFTHLRPKKVYGDQFFKQGVDSLVVNITQTQLLLQRRLDYDSGKTSYAFYMICKNESAGVNLTVIIDVIDVQDYKPIIYKRQGIALIEELPLGSPVGPWFLANDRDKGDELIYSLSGPDAGLFNIDESTGQMTTKGRIDREKTSLLTVSLKIKDKAGHEATTEMKVNILNVNDNQPLFKSHFRRIHLPMSHRGW, translated from the exons ATGGTATTGTGGATAATGGTTGTGGTCATCGGTCTCACAACGGATACAGACGCAAGTGTTTTTTACGGTCCca ACCAGCAATATACCGGCTTCAACATACATCCGAACATCACGTACAACCTTGCAGAAAGTGGAGTGCCTGTGCCAAAAAGTAACAGACAACGGAtcgtgttgaaatattgccaccGTTCATTCTTCATCCTCTCTGCGAAGCACAACGTGAATCAAGGTAGCATCGAAGTGTCAATCAGTCCCTCCCTTATTTCAATAAGGGCGTGTCTCCATCCAGACACGTACGATCAGTGTAGCAAGAACGGCACTGTGCAAAAGAAAGGAACCTTCTTTGACTGTGCCAAGATGGCACCATTCTGGCTGACGTGGAACAACACCGGTCACGTGACACTTGGTTCCGGGAATGTTTTTGGCACAAATGTACTGCTGGAGCATCATGGGAATGTTGATTTTAAGGTGTACTACATCTTCTATGGCATTGACGGTGACGTCGATGGCACATATTGTTTTATCTTTG ATCTGCCGCCCCTCCTGGCGGGGTCCCTGACGCTGCAGGTGACAGAGGACGCCGAACCCGGGACTGTACtccacacattcactcacttgcgCCCAAAGAAGGTTTACGGGGACCAGTTCTTCAAACAAGGAGTTGATTCTTTGGTCGTCAACATCACTCAGACACAACTACTGCTGCAACGTCGTCTTGACTACGACTCGGGCAAAACGTCATATGCCTTTTACatgat ctgtaaaaatgagTCCGCTGGAGtgaacctcacagtcatcatcGACGTCATAGATGTACAAGACTACAAGCCAATCATTTACAAGCGTCAAGGGATAGCTCTCATTGAGGAACTACCACTCGGAAGTCCTGTTGGTCCCTGGTTCCTAGCGAATGACAGGGACAAGGGAGATGAGTTGATCTACAGCTTGTCCG GTCCAGATGCAGGTCTTTTCAACATCGATGAGAGCACGGGTCAGATGACCACGAAGGGCAGAATTGACCGGGAGAAGACGTCTTTGTTGACGGTCTCTTTAAAGATCAAGGACAAGGCTGGTCACGAGGCAACCACAGAGATGAAAGTGAACATCCTGAACGTCAATGACAATCAACCGTTATTCAAGAGTCATTTCCGAAGAATTCATCTTCCGATGAGTCACCGAGGTTGGTAA